The window ACCGGGTGTGGCTGTCAACTCGGGACTTGCCCCTGCGGACTGAATCTCGGAAGTTGTCACCCCGGTTCATTGGGCCGTTCACTGTGGAACGCCTGATTAATCCTGCGGTGGTCAGGTTGACACTGCCTCGCTCACTCAAGGTACATCCTGCTTTCCATGTTTCTCGGCTGAAACCTGTTCTGCTTAGCCCCCTGTTGCCCCCTCCAGCTCGTCCTCCACCTCCGCGTGTGATCGATGGGGGTCCCGTTTACACCGTCAATCGCATCATGGACTCCCGTCGGCGGGGTCGTGGGTTTCAGTACCTGGTGGATTGGGAGGGGTACGGACCGGAGGAGCGGAGCTGGATACCTCGTCGCCAGATTCTGGATGATGGTCTGCTACGGGACTTTTACCGTCGCCAGCCCGGTGCTCCGGGTGGTCCGCCTGGAGGCGGTCGTCGGAGGGGGGGTACTGTCAGGCATCCCCCGCTCTGAtcctgtttgttgtctgtctgtgcatcattgttcctgttgctatgcaacctggggaggtgtggcctccttcactcatcacctgttcctgctcagcctaatcaccagcacccacctgtgtctcatcatcaccaccagctcttataccatgacctgacatccagtccctgtcggatcgttagtcttctcagtatgtgtttggcgcctcatctgacttttgcCTGTCGTCGTTTTGTTCCGTGTCTGTCTTCGTGTTTGgtaacgtctgtctctctgtcttcacctcCAGTTATCCTGCTACGGACCGTCAACACTCTTCACCCCCGGATTGTCTTCACTCACCTGCCGTCACAgcatttccctctgtttcaccttggttggtcatctggtgcacggattagtatcaataaactctcattgaacttctccttgtctgcgtttgggttattctgccagccgggtctgacactttcattaattttgggtcttattctattttatagcattgtaaaacaaattgaagtgttgttgaaatagtattgagtaaaagttgacatattccagtctgtgattatcagtaacatccattcctttaattttagtctcaataattcctaatttctgcttttttaactcaaacattaggtataatttcccataaatgaggtttattggccataaattctaaagttaataagttagtgttacgtagtgttgaaagtgtcaaaaaagtgacaaacattgaaaaaagggacaaaaatattagaaaaagttaaaaacatcgttgagaaagcgtcaaaagtgttgattttctattttgacaggaagacaataGGGTTTAAAAGAAAGGAAATCAGTCTGAGCGACGCAGGTGATGTTTGTGAGATAACACAGATGTTGGTCACTGACGTTGAACTGTTGAGCAAACCGTGCCGATGAGGATGATTCCAGATGAATCTCAGAGCTACAGCGTGTGGGGGAACACTTTCCTCTCTCCACCCACTCCACTGCAGTCCTCAACACAAGAAAAGCTCTCAGTGCACTTTCCATTTTCAACGCTTGTGGTTTTAATCTAGACATCAGCAGTGACTGCTCAACAaatacaaaagtacaaaaagacacaaaatgaaacaaagggACGACAACGAAGACAACCATGGAGACAACCACGGAGACAACCACGGAGAGACAACTATGGAGACAACCATGGAGAGACAATTATGGAGACAAACACGGAGACAACCACAGAGAGACAACTATGGAGACAACCATGGAGAGACAACCAGAGAGACAAGGAAATAACAATGTttctcattttgtctttttgtagtCCTTTTGTGgcttattcttgttttttgtagtgcttttttgcatttctgtgtctctttgtagttgttccATCCATCAGAGTGTCGAGGAGTTTGACAGTTTGTCTCACGCAACTTAAACTCAACATCAGTGATCAAACATGAAGGAAACGTCTCTCACCCCTCCCTCATGAGAGCAAAATGTCCAAGCGAGGTGGATGGATCGCATtaacaaaactaaacaaatcaTCGACTGTCTAACAAATGCAAATGACCACAAGAGACAAagaacaaccacaaagagacaaaaaacgaccacaagagacaaaaaacaaccacaaagagacaaaaaacaaccacaaagagacaaaaaacaaccacaaagagaccCACAACGAAAGGGATGCAAAAAGACTACGGagacaagaaaacaacaaacgGATGCCAAAAGAcagcaaaaaacatcaaaaaacaacataaagcggatgcagaaagacaaaaaaacccaACTACAACCATGAAACAACTAAAAAGAGACACTAAGCACTCACAATTTCTGACATTTCTGTTTGGAGACTTTGTTCTCCAGAGGGAGGGGTGAGACCCATTTCCgttttgtgtctttctgtttgtaGATGTTGTTCTCCAGCGGGAGGGGTGAGACACATTGCCgttttgtgtctttctgtttgtaGATGTTGTTCTCCAGCGGGAGGGGTGAGACACATTTCTTTCATGTTTGATCAAAGAGTTTTAGTCACATGAGACAAACTGTCAAACTCCTCGGCACGCTCTCGtctcattattaaaaaaaaaacctaaacacaTCTTCAACCAGTGACTGCACCACAAATGTGATAATGAAAACATGTTgaggaggaaaataaaaaacctaATTAGCCTTTTCTTTAGAGTCTCTGTCCTCACAGAGGAAACATGTCGCCTGCTCTGACACCAGCGTCATTCATCACACTTTGTTCTCCTTGAGCGACTGAAGGGATGATAGAGAGAATAAAGGAGGGATCTCTGTTCATTCATCCATTCAGCAGAGCGATGCTTTAACCCCAGAGCCAACACATCCGAGGCGTCTTATTTATCTTAGAGACGTGAAAGAATTCTCACTTAAATACACGTTTGCATCGAGAGGGTTATTTATGTTGTTCTACATAAAGAGATGCATCCTTTAGTAGTTGTGTGTACTGAATACACTGGGGTGAACTGGTGGTCAGATAAGTGTTTTAACcctcccgtcaaaattgaaaatcaacaccttTGACGctctatttattattatttttttttttttaaactttcatgtttttgtcccttttatcAACacgttttttcaatgtttgtcacttttttttgacgttttcaacactacatagcactaacttattaactttagttttacagttgtttttttaaatttttggtcaataaacctcatttataggaaattatacctaatgtttgagttagaaaagcagaaattaggaattattcagacaacatgaaggcaacatgaggacaacatgaagacaacatgagggcaacatgaggacaactttacaacatgaggacaacatgaagacaacatgagggcagcatgagggcaacatgaggacaacatgaggacaacatgagggcaacatgaagacaaaatgaggacaacatgaggacaacatgagggcaacatgaggacaacattacaacatgaggacaacatgaggacaacatgagggcaacatgaggacaacacgaggacaacatgagggcaacatgaggacaacatgaggacaacatgagggtaacatgagggcaacatgaggacaacatgaggacaacataagacaacatgaggacaacatgaaggcaacatgaggacaacatgaggacaacatgaggacaacatgagggcaacatgaggacaacatgagggcaacatgaggacaacatgagggcaacatgacgacaacatgaggacaacatggggacaacatgagggtaacatgaggacaacatgacaacatgaggacaacatgaggacaacatgagggcaacatgagggcaacatgaagacaacatgagggcaacatgaagacaacatgagggcaacatgaaggcaacatgagggcaacatgaggacaacatgagggcaacatgaggacaacatgaggacaacataagacaacatgaaggcaacatgaggacaacatgaggacaacatgagggcaacatgaggacaacatgaggacaacataagacaacatgaggacaacatgagggcaacatgacgacaacatgaggacaacatggggacaacctaagggtaacatgaggacaacatgacaacatgaggacaacatgaggacaacatgagggcaacatgagggcaacatgaagacaacatgaggacaacatggggacaacatgagggtaacatgaggacaacatgacaacagaggacaacatgagaacaacatgagggcaacatgagagcaacatgaagacaacatgagggcaacatgagggcaacatgaggacaacatgacaacatgatgacaacatgaggacaacatgagggcaacatgagggcaacatgaggacaacatgagggcaacatgagggcaacatgaggacaacatgaagacaacatgaggacaacatgagggcaacatgaagacaacatgaggacaacatgaaggcaacatgacgacaacatgaggacaacatgaaggcaacatgacaacaacatgaggacaacatgaggacaacatgagggcaacatgagggcaacatgaggcaacatgaggacaacatggggacaacacgaggacaacatgaggacaacatgagggttaatgcaTTGATCACACTGAAGGATCTTTACTTTCCCTCCCTTCCACATGAAGACATTTCTGTCTCTTCACTTTCCTGTtccaaggaggggggggggggcattgatATATGGGCTCTTTAAATCGTTTTTTTGAGTTCATTTGCATAATATTTACCTAACTTTTCTGTAGTCGCACGGTTTCCTGTCAGGCAACTCTACCTGACGTCTACATGGTGAAACCTCATGCTGAGTCATGCAGACGGCGTCGAAGGTGTGTAGAGAtgcacagtaacacacacacacacacacatatacacacacacatgcacgtgcCGACAGCGAGGCTCACTGCAGTCGTCGCTGTCGGAGCTGTTGATCTCCACCGACGTGTCCACGCTGCTGGTCAGAGACAGAGACCCcccgcccccgccccccccaccgGGCCGGCCGTGGGCCAACAGCGGGGACAGCAGGTTGGCCCCCCCCACCGTCCCGGACGCCACACAGCCGGGGCTGAGGGCCAGTGGCGAGGAGGCCGGGTTGGGGGACAGGGGGCCGGGGGAGGTGGGGGACAGGCGGGGGAAGTATGCGGAGATCTGCCGGATGGGTCTGATGGGGCCGGGGCAAACGTCGATGGCCATGTGTTCCTGGATGGAGATGCTGAGCTTCTTTCCTCTCCGCACCGTCATAGAGTCTggacagacaaagacaagacatttacttatttattcattaattcaggacaatgcacattgatgaacaagtACAACAGTACACgaaaatgtgccagattgtagcccgagggctaatttccatccacagtccaataggcaggttggagttacacACTCCAcaaatatctgtaaattaacagttggATGACTGTAAATTTGAACAGAAATTGTCCCTTGTACGTGATTCACAGGTatatttctgttaatttacaatataacaGACGGTGTTATGTTCCCCTTcaaggggaactcgaactgcgtctgttacgacactatgggaacgcctttagggggaacaagggttacgtATGTAATCCTTGCTCCCCTATCTcagggaacaagggttacatacgtaacctgagacgttccccttcgaggggaactcgaactgcgtcggtttcGACACTATATCTAAAGGCGTGAAGCGCCTACAAAGTCAACAAAAAGTTCCTCAGCCTTCATAAATTTTAGcaaggcaagaaaaaaaaaaggtttctgtcTTTTTGGTTTGGCGCAGGACTCTAGTCAAAAACCTATTGTGAAACGGATCTGATATTCGGGCCGGATCTAGATCTGCAAGGGACCAgatttggcccgcgggcctcGGGATTGACACACAtctatgtatatctatatactgtatatctatatactgtatatctatatatatatatatatatatatagatatatatatatctttatatctatatatatatatctatatatatatagatatatatatcgaTCTATATCGACGACGTTCAACTTCCAGCAAAatccgccagatgtccctcttttcttcCGGGTGTCCGTCCCCGTCCACCGGTCtcttgtcgcctttttgtcgcctttttgtcgcctttttgttgccttttcgtagcctttttgtcgccttttttgtcacctttttgtcgcctttttgtcgcctttttgtcgcctctttgtcgcctttttgttgccttttcgtagcctttttgtcgccttttttgtcacctttttctcGACTCTTTGCCGTCTTTTCGTAgcctttttgttgccatttcagatgtccgtc is drawn from Etheostoma spectabile isolate EspeVRDwgs_2016 unplaced genomic scaffold, UIUC_Espe_1.0 scaffold00009393, whole genome shotgun sequence and contains these coding sequences:
- the LOC116679116 gene encoding double C2-like domain-containing protein beta — protein: MTVRRGKKLSISIQEHMAIDVCPGPIRPIRQISAYFPRLSPTSPGPLSPNPASSPLALSPGCVASGTVGGANLLSPLLAHGRPGGGGGGGGSLSLTSSVDTSVEINSSDSDDCTALGTLEFQLRYEQSSSELHCTVIRAKVRPLSKPQ